GCAGTATACAAAAATAAACGATATCTTTCTTTTTCTTTTCGCGCTTAAGTTTAGGTACTTCTATAAAAAAGATACCTGCCGCTGTAAAGACAATCGCCATGATCGGCCACATACTCTCTCATCTACCCTTCTTTTATTGCAGGCTGTGCGGTTGTGCCCTTTCTTCGAATATCCGTAGACACATCAACTTTGACATCGAGCTCTGGGAAATGTTCATCCCAGCTTTTTTCGACCTTTTTCCAATACTTTGGATGCTGCCGGTGAATGGAATTTCCAAATCCGAAAATATCACTCTTATATTTCTCCTGGGCACTATCAATCGCCAATTCCATCCGATCTTTCAGCGTCTTTTCAAGCTGTTCGTCTAATTTCTTAATAGTTTTTATTTTACTCAGGTCTATATCGCATTGAACTTCCCCTACATTCGCTTCAGCTTCCAGGGAAACTATAATAGCAGGTTTCTCATTATTCATTTCCGACTCGATGGCTGCTTGTGTCCTTATAATCTCAATGGCTACCTTTCCTTCGCCTTCTTCACATGGAAGATTAACGATCGTACCTTTTACGTTTCCAGCAATATCATTATAGCCCTTGCTTTCATCCTCATTCAGCCAGCCAATTAATCGATCCCCTTTAAAAATAGCAAGGTTATCGACTTCGAGTCTGGTGGGGGAATCTATATTTTCTACATTGCTGATATTATTGCCGATTTCTTCACTCCCTTTCATCGTCACTCCGGTCATCACCGGATGGATTCCTTTACTGTGTATGTCAGAAATGACATCATCAATATTAACTCCGTGTGTAGCTGCCCAGCTTTCTTCTGCATTCTTAAGAGTGTCCATCACTTTATTGGCAGGTATTTTTTCATAGGCCGTAATGACACTGAGGATGTCTTCAACATTTGAATCTTTAGCCACCGTAAGAAAAAAACTAGTGCGCATATTATGATCCCTGTAGAGAAAATCCAAAGTTGAAAGAATTCCTTCTTCAGCAAGAGCTGAACTAAGGACAACTAAACGCAGCTGAGACAAATAAACTCTTCGGGGAGACGTCGTAGTCATTTTTCTTAAAGCCTCAAACAGCGTGTCACCTTCTTCTTTGTACAGAGATACGGGAGGCCGGGTGGAAGGAGCTTCTGTCGCAATTTCAGAAGGGTTGATCAGCTGAACATAAACGACATATTTGCCCTCCTCCGTTTTATCAATCCCTAACGCCACGCCGATTCCGAGATCATCCATCTCTCTGCTGTCCCAGCATCCGCTTAGAAAGACAAGACACGCAGTCAACACAAGAAAAACAGAGGTTAACTTCTTTTTCATTGTGAGCCCCCCTTACCCTGCGCCGGCCCGCTTGCTCTTGACTGATTACTATGAGCTGTAGTTTGAGGCCTCGAAAATAATCTCCAGTGTGGAAAACGTACAAGTACATCCTTCTGATCCTTAGCAACAAGCGGTGCAAATGGTGACATATAGGGAACCCCAAACGACTTCAGGCTGCATAGATGAAGCACGATCGAAATCATACCTAGAATGATTCCATATAAGCCGAAGGTCGCTGCTAAAATCATCAGCAGAAAGCGAAGCATCCTGATCGAAATCGCCATGTTATAGGAAGGAATGACGAAGCTGCTGATGGCTGTCATCGCAACAACGATAACCATTGCAGGAGACACTAATCCCGCTTGTACCGCTGCTTCACCCAGTACGAGCGCACCAACGATAGAAACCGCCGAACCTACAGGTCTCGGAAGCCTTACCCCGGCTTCCCTCAGTACTTCAAAGGTAATCTCCATCAATACCGCTTCGGCAAACGCCGGAAAAGGCACCCCTTCCCGCTGGGCCGCTAAGTTGATAAGCAGCGGGGCAGGAATCATTTCCTGGTGGAACGTAGAAACCGCGATATATAAAGCAGGCAAAAATAAGGCCACAATAAACGAAAACAACCGCAGCATCCTGATAATTGTTCCAATGTCAAAACGCTGGTAGTAATCTTCACTCGACTGCATGAAATTAACGAATAAAGCCGGAACAAGAAGCACATTCGGCGTCCCATCCGTTATAATTGCTACTCTTCCTTCAAGAAGGCCTGCAGCAATCGAATCCGGACGTTCTGAATAGTAAACCCTGGGAAAAGGAGAGTAGGGACTATCTTCAATGTATTCCTCGATATATCCGCTCTCAAGCACCCCATCGATGTCAATCTTATCAAGTCTTGCATGTACTTCATCGACAATGCTCTGATCCGCTGTATCCTTAATATAAACAACGACGGTATCCGTCTTCGTCATCCGGCCGATTCTTTTCGCATCCATTCTGAGGTTAGGGTCTCTAATTTTCCTGCGGAGCATGGAAGTGTTGATCCGCAGTGTCTCCGTAAACGCCTCTTTCGGCCCGCGGATAACACCCTCTGACGTGTTCTCCTGAACTCCCCGGTTCACCCACCCCTTCGTACTGGCAGCAAACCCCTTCTTCTCATGATCCAGCAGAACAATCGTTTCACCAGACAAAAGCTTCAGCAGTAAATCATCAAACTGTGAGGTTTCCGTAAGTTCCCCAATCGGAAGCGCAGAATCCTTAAGCGTCTCATAGACATGTCGAAAAGAAAGTCCTGATTTAGGGGCTTCCAGAAGTAACGCATCCATAATAAAATGCTGCACCGTATTTTTATCCACCATGCCATCGATGTAAATAACTGCACAGCTCTTGCTTTTGTCCAAAGTAAACCGGCGCACTACAAGGTCTGAGCTCTTACCTAGCGTTTCCTCAAGGAATGTAAGGTTATCCTCCAGATCCTTAAAGAGCGGCTTGGCAAGACTCTCATCGACTTTGGCCGTAACTTCCTGAGATTGTTGTTTCTTTCTGCGCTTCATGTTCATGCCCCTTTGAATAGTGCTTTGCTTCTTAGCATGTACAGTAAATGGATAAGTTATGAATTCTTGGACGTAATGGACAATTTCTGAAAAGAAACTCCGAGAATTAATTTTTTGTTTGATTAATTATGGAAGGTAGGAAATTCACTCCCTTTTCGCGGACGAAAGGTCAAGTCTCCTTCTCGTTCCTCGCTATGGGATCTTGCCCGCACGTTTTTCCGCAGGAGTGTCGCGAACTTCCTGACCCACCAGACCACCATTCTACAGAGCAAAGATTATAAAAAAGCCCGCCCTCTTGCCAAACTGGCGAGGGACAGGCTTTTTTTGTTATCTCATATCAATAATTTCTGAAGTTTTTTAAACACCATAACTGGGTTATGAGTAAATTCTGTTAAAGAATCACTCACTTCATAACCCTCTTTGTTGCTTATGATCAACCTATCGTATGGCTTATCAATTTTTATCTTACAGTCTCCCACGATAAATGATGTTATCCCTGTGGAAGTATCTAAATAAGTACTGTCTAACTCTGTTCTTACTCTCTTCGTGTACCTTCTTAAGAACCTCCATAGTTTTAATTCGTCTTTTGATTTCATAAACAACTCTGGAAGATCCTTAGCGTTCTTTAAAATATTCATGGTCGTAATGGCATAAACTCTTATACCATACCCAACAGGCCGAATGGTTTCTTCGAGATTTCTCCAATAATCAACATGGAACTTTACATACCATTGATTTGATTGACTAGGAACCTCCGTAATACTCGACCTCTTTACGATTTCAGCATTGGATATTTCCCCATAATAAGTGATTCCATTGGGTTCATTGGATTCTTTTGCTTCAGTTTGTTTAATATAAAGAGCGATATACTTCGCTTCCTGCCAACCTTGCGATAATTGTTTTACAGGAATATGATAAAAACATTCTTGCTTATGAATAGCTAGACGTCTAGCGTCCTTAACTACCCCAACTAAAACCTTCTCTTCTAATGAAGATTCCCAGTGCTCAATCGCTCCTTTAGGTAAAATTCCTTGATGCTGTAAATCCTCAGGACTGCTTTCCACTAAACGCTCCACAAACTGCTCAACGAGTCTTGTGGTATTAGGCAGAAAAGGGAAACCTCCGATATTTACTTCATTAATGCTTTTATAAAAATGATGGTTGTCATAGTTGTCTTCGTCCATCCAAGGAAATAACACGTAAGCGCCAAAAGCGTGGCGTTCATATGGACCATCATTCTTATATACCCAGGCATCTCGATAGCGGTGCATCGTATTGATATCCGCTTCCATCGGTCCAGGTGTTAGTTGTTGAGTACGAGGAGGGCCAAAGTCAATCCGATACTTAGCGTCAAAAATGTATTGATAATCGTAAGAGTGTCCTTTTTTCTGGATGGTTAGCATAATGTCTGACTTTTGCCGAACCGTTGGGGGATCTTGATGTCTCTCCTGGAAGCTTAGAGTAATCAATTCATCAGTACTTGAATGTTTAAATGTTCTCTTAGCCGTTTTGCTTTGATCAAGATCTACAAAAAGGCCCTTTTGTTTAATTTTGATAATATCCTGATCTATAGCGATATATTTTTTATGTAGGATCTGCCCCATTTTTAAATAAGTCCAGTATTCATATAGTGTGGCGACATCCTTTACGGACATTTTAAAAATCTCGCCTTGTAGGGTGAGTCCTTGAGAAAGGATGAGATAAATCATGTAAGCATCACGATAGCCTTGCTTCATTTGTATCACTAAGCTTAATACTGAACGATCTAACTTACTAATTTGCCTCCAAAAGGAACGTTGAACAATAGCTTTTAATTCTAGGTCCATCTTTATTGACTGCTCCAAAACTTTAGTGTCGGCATCTGGGTTATTTCTAGAATACTTCTCTAATTTTAGGATTAAATCTTGAACCTTTTCTTGAAGGCGATAAACCATGAACTTTACGAATCTATTCTCTAACGTATCGTAGGAGAGACTCTTCTTAGCATTTAGTCCTTTTTCGGGCATCTTCGTACTATTGCCGATCTCTATTCCTTGAGCGGTTTCCTTAAAAAGATGTGGACGCTTCCGCAAGTAACGCCTCGATACATTATCCATTCTCTTTAATTGATCCCCTCGAACCGAACGGTATTCCGTAACTAAGTTATGATGAGGCTGTCTTTCTATTTGCTGTACAGCTTGAATAAAACGATGATAATAATGAGTTAGCAACCGATAAAATTCAACAATGGATGGTTCCTTTGAGGAAATTTTCGATGCCCCAAGAAACGTCTTTTTCATAAAATGAAACACCAAATTATAAATTTCCTCACTTATTTCATCTAATAAGCTCTGATAGTCCTCCTTGTAATCGAGCTTAGTAGGAAAAAGCTCAATCGTAATATGAGCAAGTGTGTGATTTTTGTCATGTATTTCAAACTCAGTTAAGCCCACCTCATTCATAAACTGAAGCTGTCCCATCAAAAAACTTAAATTACCGACTGTTTCTTTACTTACAGACTTACGAATCAGCGGGTGTTCATGATAAAAGAATAACTCTTTATCCGTTTTAGAGATCACCACGATTTGATAGATCTCATTTTCAAAAAAGATTGGCGGTAAGTCATCTGCCGGAAGGTTTACTAACCTTTCCTTAATAGGATGAAACACTTGAATATTTGCTTTATCTAGTCCGTCGACTTTTAAAAGCATGGATTGTTGATCAAGCTTCGTTTTCTCTTTATATTGCTTCAAGCTTTCAAAACGACGATTGAATGGTTTCCCTTTGATATGAAGAGAAAATTCTTCATGTTCCATAACTAATAATTTTATATCGTTAGCATTAGACATCCTACCGCCCCCTTTCTATACAATCATCCCAGCCAGAATGATGTGAATCCATTTTGTTGCTGGTTTCTATACATCGTCTCAAGCTTCTGAGCTGACAAAGGATAACGTGCATCTTGAATGCTCGCCCCGGCATAGTTTAAGTCTTGGCCTGTACAAAAATGAAATAACTCTTCAATCATATTCGCTGTTTGAGCATCACTTCCATTTAGTTTAGGCAAAACCTTCTGGAGCAGTTGTCGATCAAAAGCATCCTTCGGCTCCATAAGATCGGATTGCTGATTATAAATCATGTAGTAGCATATCTCATCACGAATACGATAACCAAAATGGGCACTATTCTTTTTTAGAATCTCATTTACTTGAATGAGCTGCTCAGTTGTTTGTCGAATTAATTTTTCATGAGTAGGAAATGCATCCTTCAGAGTGATAAATTGTGGTTTTATAGAATTATTATCTACCTTCGCTGAGGCAACCTCTGCCTCTTTAATGAAATCAGGAAAGAAATCTAAAGCTACATCATTAAATTCCATCGTATTCGCACGATCTAACACCTTTGAGCTAAAAGGATGTGTGGTTTCGTCCATATTAACAGTTCCTATAATATACACATTTTCAGGAATAATAACTTGATGATTATAGGATTCAGGAGTTGGAATTTCAGACGTTACGATTTTCCCGTTTATTTTTTTACGACTCTCCATTACGCTTAAAAGGTCGCTAAAATAATATTCAACTCTAGCTAGATTCATCTCATCTAATAAAACGAAATAAGGTTTATAGAGGTTTAACTCAGCATCTATAAGAACTTCAGTTAAAGGACCAGGCTTAAATTCCCCTTTTATATCTTCAAAACCTATTAAGTCTGACCCATCACTCCAGTCCGGTCGTACAGGAATAAGCGAGAACCTTCCGTTTTCCTCTGTGGCCCCTAGACTAGCGGCAAACTTCTCAACGATCTTCGTTTTACCAGTTCCTGAGATCCCTGATAGAATAACAAAAGGCTTCGTCTTTAATGACAAGTACAAGCTTTTTATCTCTTCTTCTTTATAGTAAAGGCCTTCAGATTTAATATAATGATAGATATGACTAAGCAGTTCAGAATCTGAGTCGAAATGATCGAAATCCTCAATAGGTGTTTTATTTTCGATCGTTATTTTCTCTTTAATGGCTTTTGGTAAAAGCTCTTTAAATTGATTAACTAACTTCAGAACAAACGAATCAGAGACAGTATAAAAATACCCTTGTTTGACATCACCGTTGCGGTCAAAAGGACCCGTTTCTTCTTCACGCCATTCTAGTGGAATCTCACTCTTATCTATCCCTGGATTCATCTCATGATATTTCACCTTTAATAAATTGCCCTCTTCTTGCCAACTATCATTCCCAAATGGCTTTTGACTTGTTACAGCAGGCTCTATCACTTCACAAATGGAATGAATCGTTCCTTGAGAATACGCAAAGACTATATCTCCAAGATTAGCTATTAATAGATCAGTGTGATGAGCTAATGGTCTCCCATTTTTGTTAGCTTTAGGCGCCCATAAAAACCCACCTTCTTTTTCACCTTTCTTTGTCTGTCCCTGATTTACCCACCAGTATTGTCTATCCTCTTTCGTAGATTCCATATGAATCACATTCCAATCCTCGTCGATTATTCGAGCAAATTTTAGCCATTGGATAATATTTTTTGTTCTATACTCTGCGACCGACTGCTTAATGCGGGTCCCATCCTTCGAACTAACCACTGTTAAATAGGCCACTTCATATAAGACTTCCTGTTTTTCCTTTATGCTATAATCTCGCATATGCGTAAGCATGTCATAAACCATATGTACATAAGGGGTACTTAAGATCCTCTTCCTAAGCTTAGGAAGAGAAGTATCATTTTCGATAAGGTTATATTCATTATCCAAATAACCGAGAAGTCTTAAGCTTTGTCTTGCTCGAGATTTTAATCTCCGAACACTATCTTCTTTAAAAGCTTGCGTAATAGTTGAAGCCGTATATTTTTCATCTACAAGATCTCTAAGTAGACTCAATACCTGCTCTAAAGTGCTTTCGGGTAAATCTAACGTATCGAATTGTTTTATAGAAACTTTATTTTCCTTTGATTCCACAAAGGGAAGGTTTGCTAAGAAACCCAGAAAAAAAGAGTGTCGCATTCCTAATTCAGTAAAATCTCCATAAGCACACGTTCTCTTCTCTTGTAGAATTTCTAATGATCGGTCGAACCATTCTTTTTTTATAAGAACAGAAGGATCGTTGGTCATGCCATTCTGAAACTTACTTCTAGAAGCTTCCGTTTCAACATTTATTCCTTCTTCGTTGGCAGACACAATTTTATTTACAGCTTTTTGTTGAAGTGTAGTAATTGTGTCTAGTTGTTTAGCAAAGTCAAAAACAAACCTTTTAAGCACGCCATCCCCTCCTACACTCTTTCCTTGATATCAATTATTTCAAATACTAGTCATTAACTCAATAAAGAAGAAGCCGCTAAATTATAAGTTACATTTTCATAGACTAGGGTATAAACCAACTAACATTTACCAAGTGATAAGGAGATGGATAGTTATGTCTCAAAAATTAAAAGGAAAAGTAGCATTAGTAACAGGTGGAGGCTCAGGAATGGGAAAAGCATCTGCTATTCAGCTTGCCAAAGAGGGAGCAAAAGTCGCTCTCGCCGATATTAAAGAAAAAGATGCACAGGAAACAAAAGAAGAGATTCAAGCAGCAGGCGGAGAAGCGCTTATTATAGAAACCGATGTTTCTAAAGAAGAAGATATAGAGAAATGCTATAAGCAGCTCATAGACAGCTACGGCAGAATAGACATTATCTTCGCCAATGCAGGCATTAACGGCAAAATCACTCCCATTGAAGACATGGCTGTTGAGGAGTGGAACCAGACATTAGAAACGAATTTAAAAAGCACTTTCTTAACAGTAAAACATGCGATTCCCCATATGAAAAAGGATGGCGGAAGCATCATTATCACTAGCTCTGTTAATGGGAATCGTGTTTTCTCTAACTTTGGATTTTCGGCTTACAGCTCCTCAAAAGCCGGACAAATGGCTTTTGGGAAAATGGCGGCACTCGAATTATCTAAATATCACATACGTGTCAATGTCATCTGCCCTGGAGCAATTGAAACGAACATCGATAAAAATACTCATCCTGAAGAGGACAACTTGGAGAAAATTGAAATTCCAGTTGAACATCCTGAAGGAAACCAGCCCTTGCAAAATCGTCCTGGACACCCAGAAGAAGTGGCAGATTTGATCGTATTTTTGGGGTCTGATGCATCGCGACATATTTCTGGGACTGAGTTGTATATTGATGGGGCGGCATCCCTGCTATAATCAACCTCCTGTATTACTAGAAAAACCCCCTCAATGATCTGAACAATGAGGGAGTTCCTTATATTCGCAGCTTCTACAAAATTGAATAATTTACATCGTCTTTCTCTTTCCCGACAGTTTCCATGTATGTTCGGCCCCACTCGTACATGGATTCTAAAATCGGGATTAACGTTTCCCCGTGTTCGGTTAGAGAATATTCGACTTTCGGCGGGACAACTGGATAGACTTCCCGGTGAATGAGCTGGTCCTCTTCCAATTCACGTAGCTGTTTGGTTAGCATTTTTTGTGTAATGTTAGGCAGCATTCTTTTTAGTTCACCAAAGCGTTTAGTCCCTTCTTTTCCTAAATGCCAAAGGAGGATCATTTTCCATTTGCCTCCGATTAAAGACAATGTGAGTTCTTTTTCACAGTTGAATTCTTGCTCTGATGCTCTAGTCATTTTGCTTCCCTCCAATAGTAAATCAACCTTATAGTATCATTACGGATACTACGTGATTTAAAAGTGCGTACTATCATCATACTACTATAAGCTATACAATGGAAACTGTAACCATATTACAAGGAGGCTTTTATTACTATGAGTCGTTTTACGATCCCACGAGATATTTATTTCGAAGACAACGCCCTAGAAGTGCTAAGGTCATTTGAAGGGAAAAAGGCTGCACTTGTGATTGGGGGAGGTTCTGTTAAAAGAAACGGAAACCTCACACGCATTCAGGAACATTTGGCTGCTGCCAATATAGAAACAGAGGTTCTGGAGGGCTATAATACGGAGCCTACTGCTAAAATGGTAAAAGAAGGAGCGAAAGATCTAGAATCGTTCCAGCCTGATTGGATTATTGGTATCGGAGGCGGGTCCGCAATGGACGCTGCTAAAGCGATCTGGCTCTTTTACGAATATCCAGAACTATCATTTGAGGACGCTACGAAGCCTTTTGAACTTCCGCGCCTTCGCACAAAAGCAAAATTTGCCGGCATTCCGACTACAAGCGGAAGCGGTTCTGAAGTTTCCAACCTTTCTGTAGTTGCAGATGAAAAGACTAATATTAAATACCCTCTGGCTGATTTTGAGTTAACGCCAGATATCGCGATTATTGATCCTGTCATGATCGAAAGCCTGCCAAAGCACATTGCGGCTTACACTGGCATGGACGCCTTCACCCACACGATCGAGGCGTATGTGGCCAAACCGCGTACCTTATATACGGATATCCTTTCTCTTGGCGCTGCAGAAGTGATCAAAAATAACTTGCTTGCTTCCTATCAAGGCGACCAAGAAGCAGCCAAGCAGATGCACAGCATTCAAGCTATGGCTGGCATGGCATTTGCAAACGCAGTGCTTGGAAACGTCCACAGCCTGGCCCATAAAAGCGGTCCGAACTTCGACATTCCGCACGGGTATGCCAATGCCATTTACCTGCCGTATGTGATTCAATTCAACCGAGCTGTTGTTGAAGACCGCTTTGCTGAAATTGCCCGTCGACTTGGGCTTGAAGGAAATACAGATGCTGAATTAACGGATGCTCTTGTAGAGTATATCTACCAATTAAACAAAGACCTTGGTCTTGCCACTACCCTGCAGGACTTTGGCGTATCTGAAGAAGATTTCAACAAGCACCTAGACACAATGGCTAAAAACGCAATGGAAGATCCATGCACCGGTACCAACCCGCGTGAAACGTCTGTAGAGCAGATGAAAGAACTTTACAAAGCTGCTTTCTACGGTAAGGAAGCATTAGTGAAAGCTTAAATACAAAGTTAGAACAAAGGCTAAAAGCGCCCTGGTAGACACGAAACGCATAAGCAAAACGGCCGGAGGAAGGTGGTGGCCTTCCCTTCCGCAGCCCGGATTGCTTATGACGCGAGTGTCTGGGCGCTGGAAATGGATGTCGCTCTTTTAAATATATATCCACAGCCTGGAATTTTATAATTTCCTGGACAAAGATAAAACCGGAGCTTAGGGAATTCCCTCAAGCTCCGGTTTTTTGCTTTACCGATCTGTGGTCATTTATAAAATTCAGGATAGGAAAGGCACAGTCAGAATTAAACCTCAGGTTCTGTTGGTCTCCAGCTTAATATTTCATCATCCTTATCGGACTCTATGATGACTTCAGTGACCCCGCGTTCTTTTAAAATCTTACTCTCTATACTTTTTAAAATACCGGCGGCCGCTGCTATGGACATATCTGCATCAAATTCAACCTTTAATTCCACATGCAGCTCTTCACCTTCTTTAATGACCATAAGTTTTTGAATATCTTTTACATGTTTATTTTCAAAGACAAACTTCCCAATCTTCTCCTCCATTTGTTCATCAGCCACTCCTAACACACCGGCAGCATTATCGAGAAAGATTCGCCCCACAACATAAAACAGCATGATCCCTATAATTACGGAAGCGTACCCCTCCGCAGCGTGAAACGGTGTATAGGTGGCAATAACGATGGATAAAATGGCGATTAACGCCCCGACAGTAGCTACCATATCTTCTAAAAAAACGAGCTTTGTTGCAGGTTTCGCCCCCTTTACATTTCTAAGGCTTACCATCACAACATTAAAACCTTTTACTTGTTCTTCCCCTATATCAACGACCACTTCTTTCATCGCTTTATACAAAACATAAGCTTCCAATATGGCGGCGACTCCTAATACGCCGATGTTCAGCCAAAACCAGGAACCCGATTCAGGGGGGGCGGTAATATGATGGATTCCTTCTTTAATGGTTTCGTAAGCTAAAATCCCTACAATGATAACCGCCCCAAGTAAAACTAAATTGACTAAACGGGCAAAACCATTTGGAAATCGATCCGTTGGGGCTTTTTTGCTTAGAGCCGATCCAATAAAAACAAAAAACTGGTTAGCCGTATCACCAATACTGTGCATCGTTTCAGCAAACATAGCCACATTACCTGTTATAAAAAAAGCGATCCCCTTAATAATAGCGATAATGGCATTCATAATACTCGCAGTTAAGGCGGGTTTATTCCCCTCTTTTAATAATCCTAGAAACTCTTTCATCAGCTGCTCCTTTCACTCCGAAGAACCTCCATAGTTTACTCTTAGGTTTCCATAGTTCTATTGAAAAAATCATGAATTTCTGATTTCTCTCAATTTTGATCTCATAACATAGAAAAAACTCTCCATTGCCAAAGAGAGCTTTTTCTATTTTGTTCTTTTACTAATTTCTAACCGCTTCGTTTTATCCGTCACGTACGCATAAAGAACATCTTTTTCTTTTAAACCATGCTGATCAAGATGCTCGATTAACCATTCTTCCGATTTACCTAAAAGTTTAAGGTTTTTATACTGGGTCTTCCCATCAATAATCACAGCAATGGGCAGCCCTTCATCATCAATCGTAATATTTAAATTCCCCACCGTCACAGGTGAATTGTCTGATTTAGGGATTACACTTACTTCACCGATCGGTTCAAGCATGGCATAATCTACATCGCTTATTTTAGGGTAACCTTTACTTCTTAGAATGGAGAGAAGCTGGGCGACCGATAACCTTGATTTTTCAATGTTATCCTCTACGATCTCGCCGTTTTTAATTAATATGGTGGGCTTCCCTAAGAAGAATCCATTCCCCCACTGCCATAAGGTTAACTTCCCGAAGAATATATGAAGGGC
This window of the Halobacillus sp. Marseille-Q1614 genome carries:
- a CDS encoding restriction endonuclease-like protein; translated protein: MSNANDIKLLVMEHEEFSLHIKGKPFNRRFESLKQYKEKTKLDQQSMLLKVDGLDKANIQVFHPIKERLVNLPADDLPPIFFENEIYQIVVISKTDKELFFYHEHPLIRKSVSKETVGNLSFLMGQLQFMNEVGLTEFEIHDKNHTLAHITIELFPTKLDYKEDYQSLLDEISEEIYNLVFHFMKKTFLGASKISSKEPSIVEFYRLLTHYYHRFIQAVQQIERQPHHNLVTEYRSVRGDQLKRMDNVSRRYLRKRPHLFKETAQGIEIGNSTKMPEKGLNAKKSLSYDTLENRFVKFMVYRLQEKVQDLILKLEKYSRNNPDADTKVLEQSIKMDLELKAIVQRSFWRQISKLDRSVLSLVIQMKQGYRDAYMIYLILSQGLTLQGEIFKMSVKDVATLYEYWTYLKMGQILHKKYIAIDQDIIKIKQKGLFVDLDQSKTAKRTFKHSSTDELITLSFQERHQDPPTVRQKSDIMLTIQKKGHSYDYQYIFDAKYRIDFGPPRTQQLTPGPMEADINTMHRYRDAWVYKNDGPYERHAFGAYVLFPWMDEDNYDNHHFYKSINEVNIGGFPFLPNTTRLVEQFVERLVESSPEDLQHQGILPKGAIEHWESSLEEKVLVGVVKDARRLAIHKQECFYHIPVKQLSQGWQEAKYIALYIKQTEAKESNEPNGITYYGEISNAEIVKRSSITEVPSQSNQWYVKFHVDYWRNLEETIRPVGYGIRVYAITTMNILKNAKDLPELFMKSKDELKLWRFLRRYTKRVRTELDSTYLDTSTGITSFIVGDCKIKIDKPYDRLIISNKEGYEVSDSLTEFTHNPVMVFKKLQKLLI
- a CDS encoding helix-turn-helix domain-containing protein; translated protein: MTRASEQEFNCEKELTLSLIGGKWKMILLWHLGKEGTKRFGELKRMLPNITQKMLTKQLRELEEDQLIHREVYPVVPPKVEYSLTEHGETLIPILESMYEWGRTYMETVGKEKDDVNYSIL
- a CDS encoding SDR family NAD(P)-dependent oxidoreductase — protein: MSQKLKGKVALVTGGGSGMGKASAIQLAKEGAKVALADIKEKDAQETKEEIQAAGGEALIIETDVSKEEDIEKCYKQLIDSYGRIDIIFANAGINGKITPIEDMAVEEWNQTLETNLKSTFLTVKHAIPHMKKDGGSIIITSSVNGNRVFSNFGFSAYSSSKAGQMAFGKMAALELSKYHIRVNVICPGAIETNIDKNTHPEEDNLEKIEIPVEHPEGNQPLQNRPGHPEEVADLIVFLGSDASRHISGTELYIDGAASLL
- a CDS encoding McrB family protein — its product is MLKRFVFDFAKQLDTITTLQQKAVNKIVSANEEGINVETEASRSKFQNGMTNDPSVLIKKEWFDRSLEILQEKRTCAYGDFTELGMRHSFFLGFLANLPFVESKENKVSIKQFDTLDLPESTLEQVLSLLRDLVDEKYTASTITQAFKEDSVRRLKSRARQSLRLLGYLDNEYNLIENDTSLPKLRKRILSTPYVHMVYDMLTHMRDYSIKEKQEVLYEVAYLTVVSSKDGTRIKQSVAEYRTKNIIQWLKFARIIDEDWNVIHMESTKEDRQYWWVNQGQTKKGEKEGGFLWAPKANKNGRPLAHHTDLLIANLGDIVFAYSQGTIHSICEVIEPAVTSQKPFGNDSWQEEGNLLKVKYHEMNPGIDKSEIPLEWREEETGPFDRNGDVKQGYFYTVSDSFVLKLVNQFKELLPKAIKEKITIENKTPIEDFDHFDSDSELLSHIYHYIKSEGLYYKEEEIKSLYLSLKTKPFVILSGISGTGKTKIVEKFAASLGATEENGRFSLIPVRPDWSDGSDLIGFEDIKGEFKPGPLTEVLIDAELNLYKPYFVLLDEMNLARVEYYFSDLLSVMESRKKINGKIVTSEIPTPESYNHQVIIPENVYIIGTVNMDETTHPFSSKVLDRANTMEFNDVALDFFPDFIKEAEVASAKVDNNSIKPQFITLKDAFPTHEKLIRQTTEQLIQVNEILKKNSAHFGYRIRDEICYYMIYNQQSDLMEPKDAFDRQLLQKVLPKLNGSDAQTANMIEELFHFCTGQDLNYAGASIQDARYPLSAQKLETMYRNQQQNGFTSFWLG
- a CDS encoding Ger(x)C family spore germination protein, giving the protein MKKKLTSVFLVLTACLVFLSGCWDSREMDDLGIGVALGIDKTEEGKYVVYVQLINPSEIATEAPSTRPPVSLYKEEGDTLFEALRKMTTTSPRRVYLSQLRLVVLSSALAEEGILSTLDFLYRDHNMRTSFFLTVAKDSNVEDILSVITAYEKIPANKVMDTLKNAEESWAATHGVNIDDVISDIHSKGIHPVMTGVTMKGSEEIGNNISNVENIDSPTRLEVDNLAIFKGDRLIGWLNEDESKGYNDIAGNVKGTIVNLPCEEGEGKVAIEIIRTQAAIESEMNNEKPAIIVSLEAEANVGEVQCDIDLSKIKTIKKLDEQLEKTLKDRMELAIDSAQEKYKSDIFGFGNSIHRQHPKYWKKVEKSWDEHFPELDVKVDVSTDIRRKGTTAQPAIKEG
- a CDS encoding spore germination protein, producing MKRRKKQQSQEVTAKVDESLAKPLFKDLEDNLTFLEETLGKSSDLVVRRFTLDKSKSCAVIYIDGMVDKNTVQHFIMDALLLEAPKSGLSFRHVYETLKDSALPIGELTETSQFDDLLLKLLSGETIVLLDHEKKGFAASTKGWVNRGVQENTSEGVIRGPKEAFTETLRINTSMLRRKIRDPNLRMDAKRIGRMTKTDTVVVYIKDTADQSIVDEVHARLDKIDIDGVLESGYIEEYIEDSPYSPFPRVYYSERPDSIAAGLLEGRVAIITDGTPNVLLVPALFVNFMQSSEDYYQRFDIGTIIRMLRLFSFIVALFLPALYIAVSTFHQEMIPAPLLINLAAQREGVPFPAFAEAVLMEITFEVLREAGVRLPRPVGSAVSIVGALVLGEAAVQAGLVSPAMVIVVAMTAISSFVIPSYNMAISIRMLRFLLMILAATFGLYGIILGMISIVLHLCSLKSFGVPYMSPFAPLVAKDQKDVLVRFPHWRLFSRPQTTAHSNQSRASGPAQGKGGSQ